TCATCATGGGCCGTCGGCGATCGATCCAGCCCAGGGATTCCATCTCGTCGAACGCCTTCCACATGCCCACCAGGCCGGTACCGCCGCCGGTCGGATACACGATCGCGTCGGGCAGACGGCCGCCGAGCTGCTCGAAGAGCTCGTAGCCCATGGTCTTCTTGCCCTCTACCCGGTACGGCTCTTTCAGCGTGGAAAGGTCGAACCAGCCGTTTGCGGCGACTCCATCGGCCACGACCGCCGCGGCGTCAGTTATCAGACCGGGTACCAGCCGCAGATCGGCCCCCAGGGCCTGGATCTCCTGCAGAATGGGCGTGGGCGTGTCCTCGGGGACGACGACGTGTGCCTCCAGCCCCGCAGCCGCCGCGTAGGCCGCCGTGGCCGACCCTGCGTTCCCCGCGGACGGAATGGCCAGCGCGCTCACGCCGAGCTCCAGCGCCCGCGACACCGCCAGCGAGAGCCCGCGCGCCTTGAACGAACCGGTGGGATTCTGCCCCTCGTCCTTGACCCACACCCGGCCCAGGCCGAGGGCGGAGGCCAGCCCCCCGGCGTCTATCAGCGGCGTGAATCCCTCCCCCAGGGTGATGCGACACGCTGGGCTCCGCACCGGCAGCACCTCCGCGTAACGCCACAGGTCGGGACCGCGCC
This is a stretch of genomic DNA from Gemmatimonadota bacterium. It encodes these proteins:
- a CDS encoding threonine synthase gives rise to the protein MTASLHTDLAADSAAAGAAALECTLCGREYPTEQLQGLSRCCAKPLYPRYRLEPGLMSPADLVGRGPDLWRYAEVLPVRSPACRITLGEGFTPLIDAGGLASALGLGRVWVKDEGQNPTGSFKARGLSLAVSRALELGVSALAIPSAGNAGSATAAYAAAAGLEAHVVVPEDTPTPILQEIQALGADLRLVPGLITDAAAVVADGVAANGWFDLSTLKEPYRVEGKKTMGYELFEQLGGRLPDAIVYPTGGGTGLVGMWKAFDEMESLGWIDRRRPMMISVQSETCAPIVRAFDAGLEVAEPWTGEATTRANGLRVPRAVGDFLILRALRDSGGRAVAVSDADMERGVLEIGSATGVFACPEGGATWAAARALVAAHVLSPASEIVLFNTGSGLKYVAA